In the genome of Anomalospiza imberbis isolate Cuckoo-Finch-1a 21T00152 chromosome 27, ASM3175350v1, whole genome shotgun sequence, one region contains:
- the MYO1F gene encoding unconventional myosin-If produces MGSKERFHWQSHNVKQSGVDDMVLLSKISEEAIVENLKKRFMDDFIFTYIGPVLISVNPFKQMPYFTDREIELYQGAAQYENPPHIYALTDNMYRNMLIDGENQCVIISGESGAGKTVAAKYIMGYISKVSGGGEKVQHVKDIILQSNPLLEAFGNAKTVRNNNSSRFGKYFEIQFSRGGEPDGGKISNFLLEKSRVVSQNECERNFHIYYQLIQGASQEQRQNLGIMSPDYYFYLNQTDTYQVEGTDDRSDFHETMNAMQVIGIRGEDQQLVLQIVAGILHLGNISFREEGNYARVENADSLAFPAYLLGVDQERLNEKVTSRKMDSKWGGRSESITVTLNVEQAAYTRDALAKGLYARVFDFLVESINRAMQKPYEEYSIGVLDIYGFEIFQKNGFEQFCINFVNEKLQQIFIELTLKAEQEEYVQEGIKWTQIQYFNNKVVCDLIENKLNPPGIMSVLDDVCATMHATGEGADQTLLQKLQAAVGTHEHFNSWSSGFVIHHYAGKVSYDVNGFCERNRDVLFTDLIELMQSSEYGFIRMLFPEKLDSDKKGRPTTAGSKIKKQANDLVNTLMKCTPHYIRCIKPNETKKPRDWEESRVKHQVEYLGLKENIRVRRAGFAYRRLFHKFLQRYAILTPETWPSWRGDERQGVQHLLRSVNMDPDQYQMGRSKVFVKNPESLFLLEEMRERKFDSFARVIQKAWRRHVAIRKYEQMREEAASILYNFKERRRNSINRNFVGDYLGMEERPELRQFLAKRERVDFADSVTKYDRRFKPIKRDFILTPKYFYLIGREKVKKGPEKGQIKEVLKKKVELQAVSGVSLSTRQDDFFILHENDADNFLESIFKTELISLLCKRFEELTRSKLPLSFKDTLQFRVKKEGWGGGGTRNVTFIRGQGDVAALKAGGKTLTVSIGDGLPRNAKPTRKGAAQGRGRSRCPAPSRSAPPGPRGACRNGGPQIARGDGWAQRDTYRMPQKQTRGPPAAVLPARSTGHQPKARPPSQHNMDFLNVPDQGVAGVQRRRSVGQRPPPARRPKPQPKAGGPRCRALYQYIGQDVDELSFNVGDVIDILLEDASGWWKGQLHGKEGLFPGNYVQRI; encoded by the exons aTG GGCAGCAAGGAGCGCTTCCACTGGCAGAGCCACAATGTCAAGCAGAGCGGCGTGGACGACATGGTGCTGCTGTCCAAGATCTCGGAGGAGGCCATCGTGGAGAACCTCAAAAAGCGTTTCATGGATGATTTCATCTTT ACCTACATCGGGCCCGTGCTGATCTCCGTGAACCCCTTCAAGCAGATGCCGTATTTCACCGACCGGGAGATCGAGCTATACCAGGGCGCG GCTCAGTATGAAAATCCCCCCCACATCTACGCCCTGACTGACAACATGTACCGGAACATGCTGATCGACGGCGAGAACCAGTGTGTCATCATCAG CGGAGAAAGTGGAGCTGGGAAAACGGTGGCAGCAAAATACATCATGGGCTACATCTCCAAAGTGTCTGGGGGTGGGGAGAAAGTCCAG cacgTGAAGGACATCATCCTGCAGTCCAACCCGCTGCTGGAAGCCTTTGGAAATGCCAAAACTGTCCGGAACAACAATTCCAGCCGCTTC GGAAAATACTTTGAGATCCAGTTCAGCCGGGGTGGAGAACCCGATGGGGGCAAGATCTCCAACTTCCTGCTGGAGAAGTCGCGCGTGGTGAGCCAGAACGAGTGCGAGCGGAATTTCCACATCTACTACCAG ctcatccaAGGGGCATCCCAAGAGCAGCGGCAGAATTTGGGCATCATGAGCCCGGATTATTACTTCTACCTGAACCAGACAGACACCTACCAGGTGGAGGGCACAGATGACCGCAGCGACTTCCATGAGACCATG aaCGCCATGCAGGTCATCGGCATCCGCGGCGAGGaccagcagctggtgctgcagaTCGTGGCAGGAATCCTGCACCTGGGCAACATCAGCTTCAGGGAGGAGGGCAACTACGCCCGGGTGGAGAACGCTGACT CCCTGGCCTTCCCTGCCTACCTGCTGGGGGTCGACCAGGAGCGCCTCAACGAGAAGGTCACCAGCAGGAAAATGGACAGCAAGTGGGGTGGCCGCTCCGAGTCCATCACCGTCACCCTCAATGTGGAGCAGGCGGCCTACACCCGGGATGCGCTGGCCAAGGGGCTCTACGCCCGCGTCTTCGACTTCCTGGTGGAG tcCATCAACCGGGCCATGCAGAAGCCGTACGAGGAGTACAGCATTGGGGTGCTGGACATCTACGGCTTCGAGATATTCCAG AAAAATGGCTTTGAGCAATTCTGCATTAACTTTGTGAATGAGAAGCTGCAGCAGATCTTCATCGAGCTGACCCTGAAGGCAGAGCAG gagGAGTATGTTCAGGAGGGGATCAAGTGGACGCAGATCCAGTACTTCAACAACAAGGTGGTGTGTGACCTGATAGAGAACAAGCTG AACCCTCCTGGGATCATGAGTGTCCTGGATGACGTGTGTGCCACCATGCACGCCACGGGCGAGGGCGCCGACCAGACCctgctgcagaagctgcaggCGGCTGTGGGCACCCACGAGCACTTCAACAGCTGGAGCTCGGGCTTTGTCATCCACCACTACGCTGGCAAG gtgtcctaCGATGTGAACGGCTTCTGCGAGCGCAACCGGGACGTGCTTTTCACCGACCTGATCGAGCTCATGCAGAGCAGTGAATA CGGTTTCATCCGGATGCTTTTCCCAGAAAAACTTGATTCTGACAAAAAAGGACGGCCAACCACCGCGGGCTCCAAAATCAAG AAACAGGCCAACGACCTGGTGAACACGCTCATGAAGTGCACCCCACACTACATCCGCTGCATCAAACCCAACGAGACCAAGAAACCCCGGGACTGGGAGGAGAGCAG GGTGAAGCACCAGGTCGAGTACCTGGGGCTGAAGGAGAACATCCGGGTGCGCCGGGCAGGGTTCGCCTACCGCCGCCTCTTCCACAAGTTCCTGCAACG CTACGCCATCCTCACCCCCGAGACATGGCCGTCGTGGCGCGGGGACGAGCGCCAAGGGGTGCAGCACCTCCTGCGCTCGGTCAACATGGACCCAGACCAGTACCAGATGGGCAGGAGCAAGGTGTTCGTCAAGAACCCCGAGTCG CTCTTCCTGCTCGAGGAGATGCGGGAGAGGAAATTTGACAGCTTCGCCCGGGTGATCCAGAAGGCCTGGCGCCGGCACGTCGCCATCCGCAAATACGAGCAGATGAGAGAGGAGG ctgccAGCATCCTCTACAACTTCAAAGAGCGGCGCAGGAACAGCATCAACAGGAATTTCGTGGGGGATTACCTGGGCATGGAGGAGCGGCCGGAGCTGAGGCAGTTCCTGGCCAAGCGGGAACGCGTCGACTTCGCCGACTCCGTCACCAAGTACGACCGGAGGTTCAAG CCCATCAAGCGGGATTTCATTCTCACCCCCAAATACTTCTACCTGATCGGGCgggagaaggtgaagaaggggCCTGAGAAGGGGCAGATCAAGGAGGTGCTCAAGAAGAAGGTGGAGCTGCAGGCGGTGAGCGGCGTCTCGCTGAG CACCAGGCAGGACGACTTCTTCATCCTCCACGAGAATGATGCCGACAATTTCTTGGAGTCCATCTTCAAGACGGAGCTGATCAGCCTCCTGTGCAAACGCTTCGAGGAGCTCACCCGCTCCAAGCTGCCCCTCTCCTTCAAGGACAC ACTACAGTTTCGGGTGAAGAAGGAGGGCTGGGGTGGCGGTGGCACCCGCAACGTCACCTTCATCAGAGGACAGGGCGACGTGGCTGCCCTCAAAGCTGGAGGCAAAACCCTTACGGTCAGCATCGGGGATGGGCTCCCCAGGAATGCCA agcccaCAAGGAAGGGggcagcacagggcagaggtcGCAGCAGGTGTCCGGCACCTTCCCGAAGTGCCCCACCAGGACCCAGAG GAGCCTGCAGGAACGGGGGCCCCCAGATCGCCCGCGGCGATGGCTGGGCCCAAAGGGACACCTACAGGATGCCCCAGAAGCAGACGCGGGGCCCCCCGGCCGCGGTTCTTCCCGCCCGCAGCACCGGTCACCAGCCCAAGGCACGGCCCCCATCCCAGCACAACATGGACTTCCTCAACGTGCCTGACCAGGGGGTGGCCGG GGTGCAGCGGCGGCGCAGCGTGGGTCAGCGGCCACCCCCGGCCCGGCGCCCCAAGCCCCAGCCCAAGGCGGGGGGACCACGGTGTCGGGCGCTCTACCAGTACATCGGGCAGGACGTGGATGAGCTCAGCTTCAACGTGGGGGACGTCATTGACATCCTGCTGGAAG ATGCCTCTGGCTGGTGGAAGGGCCAGCTGCACGGCAAGGAAGGGCTTTTCCCTGGGAATTATGTGCAGAGGATCTGA
- the ZNF414 gene encoding zinc finger protein 414 isoform X2, which translates to MKTEKDEPVATFSLRGKFGAEGAGCSDPAVPGAPMPVAGSGGTPAPELRPLKRRPVPGKHYQCSSYGCKLAFPSMQELMDHLKVHYRPTQSLEGKTFHCPTLGCTETFPSMQDLMAHMKVHYKPNRYFKCENCLLRFRTHRSLFKHLHVCSDSASGPAPPPRPDRPVLPPATSAPEKEPPAKPAEGLSKLPSALRPLEKESPAAGADSAPAALPSALPGSLEPLPLVSPAPHPFPLLEPGLFGPSSLTRFSGPPPSSVPGPFLSYVPPSPYGLAQPPAQHRLRPFLPGHGPPSVSNAVWKKSQGHSSNSRIVWEHTRGRYSCTQCPFSTASREEMTLHIEDHRKNPPPGRLEAEMDFGVGLAPFHAKLPPEMENSLYSQL; encoded by the exons ATGAAGACGGAGAAGGACGAGCCTGTGGCCACCTTCTCTCTGCGGGGCAAATTCGGCGCGGAGGGGGCAG GCTGCAGTGACCCAGCCGTGCCCGGTGCCCCGATGCCGGTGGCGGGGAGCGGAGGGACCCCGGCCCCGGAGCTGCGGCCGCTGAAGCGCAGACCtgtcccag GGAAACACTACCAGTGCTCGAGCTACGGCTGCAAGCTGGCCTTCCCCAGCATGCAGGAGCTGATGGACCACCTGAAGGTGCACTACAGACCCACGCAGTCCCTCGAGG GCAAAACCTTCCACTGCCCCACCCTGGGCTGCACCGAGACCTTCCCCAGCATGCAGGACCTCATGGCCCACATGAAGGTGCACTACAAACCCAACCGCTACTTCAA GTGTGAGAACTGCCTGCTGCGCTTCCGCACGCACCGCTCCCTCTTCAAGCACCTGCACGTCTGCTCCGACAGCGCcagcggccccgcgccgccccccaGGCCCGACAGGCCCGTCCTGCCTCCCGCTACCTCCGCCCCGGAGAAGGAGCCCCCGGCCAAGCCGGCCGAGGGGCTGTCCAAGCTGCCGAGCGCTCTGCGGCCCCTGGAGAAGGAAtcgccggcggcgggcgcggacTCTGCCCCGGCGGCGCTGCCCTCGGCGCTGCCCGGCTCGCTGGAGCCGCTGCCGCTGGTGTCGCCGGCCCCTCACCCCTTCCCGCTGCTGGAGCCCGGCCTGTTCGGGCCCTCGTCCTTGACTCGGTTCTCGGGGCCACCCCCGTCCTCGGTGCCGGGGCCGTTCCTGTCCTACGTGCCCCCCTCGCCCTACGGGCTGGCGCAGCCCCCGGCTCAGCACCGCCTGCGGCCCTTCCTGCCGGGCCACGGCCCCCCCAGCGTCTCCAACGCCGTCTGGAAGAAAAGCCAAG GGCACTCCTCCAACAGCCGCATCGTCTGGGAGCACACGCGGGGCCGCTACAGCTGCACGCAGTGCCCCTTCTCCACCGCCTCCCGCGAGGAGATGACCCTGCACATCGAGGACCACCGCAAGAACCCCCCgcccgggcgcctggaggccgagatGG ATTTCGGGGTGGGCCTCGCCCCATTCCACGCCAAGCTGCCGCCGGAGATGGAGAACTCCCTGTACTCCCAGCTTTGA
- the ZNF414 gene encoding zinc finger protein 414 isoform X1, with product MKTEKDEPVATFSLRGKFGAEGAGCSDPAVPGAPMPVAGSGGTPAPELRPLKRRPVPGKHYQCSSYGCKLAFPSMQELMDHLKVHYRPTQSLEGKTFHCPTLGCTETFPSMQDLMAHMKVHYKPNRYFKCENCLLRFRTHRSLFKHLHVCSDSASGPAPPPRPDRPVLPPATSAPEKEPPAKPAEGLSKLPSALRPLEKESPAAGADSAPAALPSALPGSLEPLPLVSPAPHPFPLLEPGLFGPSSLTRFSGPPPSSVPGPFLSYVPPSPYGLAQPPAQHRLRPFLPGHGPPSVSNAVWKKSQGVSVSPLLPCFGSGVTPGHSSNSRIVWEHTRGRYSCTQCPFSTASREEMTLHIEDHRKNPPPGRLEAEMDFGVGLAPFHAKLPPEMENSLYSQL from the exons ATGAAGACGGAGAAGGACGAGCCTGTGGCCACCTTCTCTCTGCGGGGCAAATTCGGCGCGGAGGGGGCAG GCTGCAGTGACCCAGCCGTGCCCGGTGCCCCGATGCCGGTGGCGGGGAGCGGAGGGACCCCGGCCCCGGAGCTGCGGCCGCTGAAGCGCAGACCtgtcccag GGAAACACTACCAGTGCTCGAGCTACGGCTGCAAGCTGGCCTTCCCCAGCATGCAGGAGCTGATGGACCACCTGAAGGTGCACTACAGACCCACGCAGTCCCTCGAGG GCAAAACCTTCCACTGCCCCACCCTGGGCTGCACCGAGACCTTCCCCAGCATGCAGGACCTCATGGCCCACATGAAGGTGCACTACAAACCCAACCGCTACTTCAA GTGTGAGAACTGCCTGCTGCGCTTCCGCACGCACCGCTCCCTCTTCAAGCACCTGCACGTCTGCTCCGACAGCGCcagcggccccgcgccgccccccaGGCCCGACAGGCCCGTCCTGCCTCCCGCTACCTCCGCCCCGGAGAAGGAGCCCCCGGCCAAGCCGGCCGAGGGGCTGTCCAAGCTGCCGAGCGCTCTGCGGCCCCTGGAGAAGGAAtcgccggcggcgggcgcggacTCTGCCCCGGCGGCGCTGCCCTCGGCGCTGCCCGGCTCGCTGGAGCCGCTGCCGCTGGTGTCGCCGGCCCCTCACCCCTTCCCGCTGCTGGAGCCCGGCCTGTTCGGGCCCTCGTCCTTGACTCGGTTCTCGGGGCCACCCCCGTCCTCGGTGCCGGGGCCGTTCCTGTCCTACGTGCCCCCCTCGCCCTACGGGCTGGCGCAGCCCCCGGCTCAGCACCGCCTGCGGCCCTTCCTGCCGGGCCACGGCCCCCCCAGCGTCTCCAACGCCGTCTGGAAGAAAAGCCAAG GTGTGAGTGTCAGCCCACTCCTCCCATGCTTTGGCTCAGGAGTGACTCCAG GGCACTCCTCCAACAGCCGCATCGTCTGGGAGCACACGCGGGGCCGCTACAGCTGCACGCAGTGCCCCTTCTCCACCGCCTCCCGCGAGGAGATGACCCTGCACATCGAGGACCACCGCAAGAACCCCCCgcccgggcgcctggaggccgagatGG ATTTCGGGGTGGGCCTCGCCCCATTCCACGCCAAGCTGCCGCCGGAGATGGAGAACTCCCTGTACTCCCAGCTTTGA
- the LOC137463159 gene encoding acidic leucine-rich nuclear phosphoprotein 32 family member B isoform X1 has translation MEMQKRLTLELRNKKPSEVKELVLDNCRSEDGKVVGLSSDFENLEFLSMININLLSVSNLPKLNKLRKLELSDNRISGGLEVLAEKTPNLTHLNLSGNKIKDINTLEPLKKLPNLHSLDLFNCEVTMLINYRESVFALLPQLTYLDGFDADEQEAPDSDPEADGDALEDEYENGEVEGEEEEDDEEEDDLDEEVIDDEEDEDDDLEGEEEEDGVDDEEEDEEEDGEEDEEDEAEEDHPCGQKRKRSLEDEGEEDAEDEEDDEDD, from the exons GCCGCTCAGAGGATGGCAAGGTGGTCGGCCTCTCCTCAGACTTTGAGAACCTGGAGTTCCTCAGCATGATCAACATCAACCTGCTGTCCGTGTCCAACCTCCCCAAACTCAACAAGCTCCGGAAG CTGGAGCTGAGTGATAATAGGATTTCTGGTGGCCTTGAAGTTCTAGCAGAGAAAACTCCCAACCTGACACACTTGAACCTAAGCGGCAACAAGATCAAAGACATCAATACCCTGGAGCCCTTG AAAAAGTTGCCAAACCTCCACAGTCTGGACCTGTTCAACTGCGAGGTGACGATGCTCATCAACTACCGGGAGAGCGTGtttgccctcctgccccagctcaccTACCTGGATGGCTTTGATGCTGACGAGCAGGAAGCCCCAGACTCAGACCCTGAAGCAGATGGGGATGCACTGGAAGATGAGTATGAGAATGGGGAAG TAGaaggtgaggaagaggaggatgatgaggaggaagatgaTTTGGATGAAGAAGTCATTGATGACGAGGAAGATGAAGACGATGATCTGGAAggtgaagaggaggaggatggagtAGATGATGAG gaggaagatgaggaggaggatggtgaGGAGGATGAAGAAGATGAAGCTGAGGAGG ACCATCCGTGTGGGCAGAAGAGAAAACGAAGTCTAGAGGATGAAGGAGAGGAAGATGCAGAGGACGAagaggatgatgaggatgaCTGA
- the LOC137463159 gene encoding acidic leucine-rich nuclear phosphoprotein 32 family member B isoform X2 encodes MEMQKRLTLELRNKKPSEVKELVLDNCRSEDGKVVGLSSDFENLEFLSMININLLSVSNLPKLNKLRKLELSDNRISGGLEVLAEKTPNLTHLNLSGNKIKDINTLEPLKKLPNLHSLDLFNCEVTMLINYRESVFALLPQLTYLDGFDADEQEAPDSDPEADGDALEDEYENGEEGEEEEDDEEEDDLDEEVIDDEEDEDDDLEGEEEEDGVDDEEEDEEEDGEEDEEDEAEEDHPCGQKRKRSLEDEGEEDAEDEEDDEDD; translated from the exons GCCGCTCAGAGGATGGCAAGGTGGTCGGCCTCTCCTCAGACTTTGAGAACCTGGAGTTCCTCAGCATGATCAACATCAACCTGCTGTCCGTGTCCAACCTCCCCAAACTCAACAAGCTCCGGAAG CTGGAGCTGAGTGATAATAGGATTTCTGGTGGCCTTGAAGTTCTAGCAGAGAAAACTCCCAACCTGACACACTTGAACCTAAGCGGCAACAAGATCAAAGACATCAATACCCTGGAGCCCTTG AAAAAGTTGCCAAACCTCCACAGTCTGGACCTGTTCAACTGCGAGGTGACGATGCTCATCAACTACCGGGAGAGCGTGtttgccctcctgccccagctcaccTACCTGGATGGCTTTGATGCTGACGAGCAGGAAGCCCCAGACTCAGACCCTGAAGCAGATGGGGATGCACTGGAAGATGAGTATGAGAATGGGGAAG aaggtgaggaagaggaggatgatgaggaggaagatgaTTTGGATGAAGAAGTCATTGATGACGAGGAAGATGAAGACGATGATCTGGAAggtgaagaggaggaggatggagtAGATGATGAG gaggaagatgaggaggaggatggtgaGGAGGATGAAGAAGATGAAGCTGAGGAGG ACCATCCGTGTGGGCAGAAGAGAAAACGAAGTCTAGAGGATGAAGGAGAGGAAGATGCAGAGGACGAagaggatgatgaggatgaCTGA